The Lycium barbarum isolate Lr01 chromosome 10, ASM1917538v2, whole genome shotgun sequence genome includes a region encoding these proteins:
- the LOC132613468 gene encoding leucine-rich repeat extensin-like protein 4, producing the protein MRPPSRHLHFLFISVLVISLLSFQISSVVGQESDSDIDLDDIKANASRLSFENPKLRDAYIALQSWKTAMLSDPFNFTANWTGPNVCSYGGVFCAASLTDNTTRVVAAIDLNHADIAGSLVPELGLLTDLAIFHINSNRFCGVVPKTFSHLKLLVELDLSNNRFVGGFPKVVLSLPSLKFLDLRFNDFEGPVPNKLFDKKLDALFLNDNRFRFGIPENLGNSPVSVLVFANNDLGGCIPASIGKMSNTLNELILMNDNLTGCLPMEIGMLKKLTVFDVSFNKIQGPLPTTVGQMRSVEQLNVAHNKLTGVIPATICQLPRLQNFTYSFNYFTGEAPVCAATRSGRVVDGQENCIAGKKNQRSAKECSSDDAKPYDCRKSSCYSRFATSPTTKPRPKPTPKRPPVHNKPPSPKPSRPTRPVAPKPSPPPPSSKSSGSHNKRSPPPPPPTYKISPKPSPPSSSPPPPTYKKSPTYQHRSPPPPTHKISPITHQSPPPPSPVYYHPSPSPPVYHSPPPPPPVYYAPPTYTPQSPPPPPPTYSYSSPPPPPTPSYEHPKTPSSPPPPTPSYEHPKTPSSPPPTPSYEHPKTPSPPPPTPSYEHPKTPSSPPPPPPTYEHPKTPSSPPPPPPSYEHPAPPTPPCNEPPPPPPSSHWEPKPSPRPTYSSPPPPSPSPPPPAYYYSPPPPSPSPPPPAYYSSPPPPSPSPPPSAYYYSSPPPPSPSPPPPSYENVPLPPVVGVSYASPPPPVIPYY; encoded by the coding sequence ATGCGGCCTCCTAGCCGCCACCTTCATTTTTTGTTCATTTCAGTTCTTGTTATTTCACTCTTGTCCTTCCAGATCTCATCTGTTGTTGGACAAGAAAGTGACAGTGATATTGATCTAGATGACATCAAGGCCAATGCTAGCAGGTTGAGTTTCGAAAACCCAAAGCTTCGCGATGCCTACATCGCGTTGCAATCTTGGAAAACAGCCATGCTTTCTGACCCTTTTAACTTCACAGCCAATTGGACTGGACCAAATGTTTGTTCCTATGGTGGCGTGTTTTGTGCAGCATCTTTAACCGATAATACTACTAGAGTTGTGGCTGCCATTGATCTTAACCATGCTGATATTGCTGGTTCATTAGTGCCTGAACTTGGTCTTCTCACAGATCTGGCTATTTTCCACATCAACTCGAATCGTTTTTGTGGCGTCGTACCCAAAACCTTTAGCCATTTGAAGCTTCTTGTAGAGCTTGATTTGAGCAACAACAGGTTTGTTGGTGGGTTCCCTAAGGTGGTACTTTCTTTACCTTCTTTAAAGTTCTTGGATCTAAGGTTTAATGACTTTGAAGGTCCAGTGCCTAACAAACTTTTCGACAAAAAATTAGATGCATTGTTCCTTAATGACAATAGATTCCGTTTTGGCATCCCTGAGAACTTGGGTAACTCTCCTGTTTCCGTTCTCGTGTTCGCCAATAACGATCTTGGAGGGTGCATTCCGGCCAGCATTGGGAAAATGAGCAACACTTTGAATGAGCTCATACTCATGAATGACAACCTCACTGGCTGCTTGCCAATGGAGATTGGAATGTTGAAGAAGCTAACAGTGTTTGATGTGAGTTTCAACAAGATTCAAGGGCCATTGCCAACAACTGTTGGTCAAATGAGGAGTGTGGAGCAACTCAATGTGGCTCACAACAAGCTCACGGGTGTTATACCAGCTACTATTTGTCAACTACCTAGGTTGCAAAACTTCACATACTCGTTCAACTACTTCACCGGGGAAGCTCCGGTTTGCGCTGCAACTAGATCTGGAAGAGTCGTTGACGGGCAAGAAAACTGTATTGCTGGAAAGAAGAATCAAAGGTCTGCTAAAGAATGCTCTTCTGATGATGCAAAACCATATGATTGTAGGAAATCTAGTTGTTACAGCCGTTTTGCTACATCTCCTACAACAAAACCAAGACCAAAACCAACTCCAAAAAGACCACCTGTTCATAACAAACCCCCATCACCAAAACCATCACGTCCTACGAGACCTGTTGCACCAAAGCCATCTCCACCACCACCTTCTTCAAAGTCTTCGGGTTCGCATAACAAGCGgtccccaccaccaccaccaccaacttaCAAAATATCTCCTAAACCTAGCCCTCCATCTTCTTCTCCCCCACCACCAACCTACAAAAAGTCCCCAACTTATCAACATAGAAGCCCCCCTCCTCCAACCCACAAAATATCACCTATAACTCAtcaatcaccaccaccaccatcaccaGTATATTACCACCCATCTCCATCACCACCAGTTTATcattcaccaccaccaccaccaccagtgTATTACGCGCCACCAACGTACACGCCTCAATCACCACCGCCTCCCCCTCCCACTTACTCCTACtcttcaccaccaccaccaccaacaccaTCTTATGAACATCCAAAGACTCCgtcatcaccaccaccaccaacaccgTCATACGAACATCCAAAAACTCCTTCATCACCACCACCAACACCGTCATACGAACATCCAAAAacaccatcaccaccaccaccaacaccgTCATATGAACATCCAAAAACTCcttcatcaccaccaccaccaccaccaacatacGAGCATCCAAAAACACcatcatcaccaccaccaccaccaccatcatatGAACATCCAGCCCCACCTACCCCACCATGTAATGAACCGCCACCTCCACCACCTAGTTCACATTGGGAACCAAAACCATCACCACGTCCCACTTACTCATCACCACCACCTCCATCACCATCACCTCCACCACCAGCTTACTACTACTCACCACCACCTCCATCACCATCACCTCCACCACCAGCTTACTACTCATCACCACCTCCACCATCACCATCACCTCCACCTTCGGCTTACTACTACTCATCACCTCCAccaccatcaccatcaccaccaCCGCCAAGTTACGAAAATGTACCTCTTCCACCAGTTGTAGGAGTATCATATGCATCTCCACCACCACCAGTCATTCCATACTACTGA